A DNA window from Hydrogenophaga taeniospiralis contains the following coding sequences:
- a CDS encoding ABC transporter ATP-binding protein — translation MAYLQLKGIEKFFGEHRAIKGIDLDIQQGEFVVFVGPSGCGKSTLLRLIAGLEHIDGGTLSLEGRDITHLPSSKRDLAMVFQSYALYPHMSVFENMSFALKLAKVDPKVIAEKVNRAADILNLAPYLQRTPKELSGGQRQRVAIGRAIVRAPKVFLFDEPLSNLDAALRGQTRVEIAKLHRDLGATTIYVTHDQVEAMTLADRVVVLRDGLIEQVGTPLELYDKPANQFVAQFIGTPQMNVVPSAQLPAAAMPLVPPGAQGGSIGLRPETVVVRQDDQGLVRGRVDLVEALGAETLIYVHTAEGAQLVARQSERTHLSPGDAVTLDVATGQAHWFDSSGRVVNA, via the coding sequence ATGGCCTACCTGCAACTCAAAGGCATCGAAAAATTCTTCGGTGAACACCGCGCCATCAAGGGCATCGATCTGGACATCCAGCAAGGCGAGTTCGTCGTCTTCGTCGGGCCTTCGGGCTGCGGCAAGTCCACGCTGCTGCGGCTGATCGCCGGGCTGGAGCACATCGACGGCGGCACGCTCAGCCTGGAGGGCCGCGACATCACGCACCTGCCTTCGAGCAAGCGCGACCTCGCGATGGTGTTCCAGAGCTACGCGCTCTACCCGCACATGAGCGTGTTTGAAAACATGAGCTTCGCGCTCAAGCTGGCCAAGGTGGACCCGAAGGTCATCGCCGAAAAGGTGAATCGCGCGGCCGACATCCTGAACCTCGCGCCCTACCTGCAGCGCACGCCCAAGGAGCTCTCGGGCGGCCAGCGCCAGCGCGTGGCCATCGGCCGCGCCATCGTGCGTGCGCCCAAGGTGTTCCTGTTCGACGAACCGCTGTCGAACCTGGACGCGGCGCTGCGCGGCCAGACCCGCGTGGAGATCGCCAAACTGCACCGCGACCTGGGCGCCACCACCATCTACGTGACGCACGACCAGGTGGAAGCCATGACGCTGGCCGACCGCGTGGTGGTGCTGCGCGACGGTCTGATCGAACAGGTGGGCACGCCGCTGGAGCTGTACGACAAGCCGGCCAACCAGTTCGTGGCGCAGTTCATCGGCACGCCGCAGATGAACGTGGTGCCCAGCGCCCAACTGCCCGCCGCCGCGATGCCACTGGTACCGCCCGGGGCCCAGGGCGGCTCGATCGGCCTGCGCCCGGAAACGGTGGTGGTGCGGCAGGACGACCAAGGCCTGGTGCGGGGCCGGGTCGATCTGGTAGAGGCGCTCGGCGCCGAAACGCTGATCTACGTGCACACCGCCGAGGGCGCGCAGCTGGTGGCGCGCCAGAGCGAGCGCACCCACCTGAGCCCCGGCGACGCCGTGACGCTGGACGTGGCGACCGGCCAGGCCCACTGGTTCGACAGCAGCGGCCGCGTGGTCAACGCCTGA
- a CDS encoding ABC transporter substrate-binding protein: MAHAATELVIATVNNGHMIEMQKLGKHFEAANPDIKLKWVTLEEGVLRQRVTTDIATKGGQFDVMTIGMYETPIWGKKGWLQELKTDAAYDVDDLLPAMRNGLSVNGKLYAAPFYGESSMLMYRKDLADKAGVTVPERPTWTQIADLAKKIHNPKDGVYGICLRGKPGWGDNMAFLTTLVNTFGGQWFDISWKPQLESKPWKDAITFYVDLLKNYGPPGSSANSFNEILALTNSGKCGMWIDATIAASFVSDPKQSKVADQMAFAQAPTQVTPKGANWLWAWSLAIPAGSQKVDAAQKFISWATSKDYINLVGKTNGWGTVPTGTRKSTYANADFLKAARFAPAEKLAIDTANPNDSTLPKSPYVGVQFAAIPEFQAIGIAVGQQMSAALAGKTTVDAALKAGQVAAEREMKKAGYYK, translated from the coding sequence ATGGCGCACGCCGCCACCGAACTCGTGATCGCGACCGTGAACAACGGCCACATGATCGAGATGCAGAAACTCGGCAAACACTTCGAAGCCGCCAACCCCGACATCAAGCTCAAGTGGGTCACGCTGGAAGAAGGCGTGCTGCGCCAGCGCGTCACCACCGACATCGCCACCAAGGGCGGCCAGTTCGACGTGATGACCATCGGCATGTACGAAACCCCGATCTGGGGCAAGAAGGGCTGGCTGCAGGAACTCAAGACCGACGCTGCCTACGACGTGGACGACCTGCTGCCCGCCATGCGCAACGGCCTGTCGGTGAACGGCAAGCTCTACGCCGCCCCGTTCTACGGCGAAAGCTCGATGCTGATGTACCGCAAGGACCTGGCCGACAAGGCCGGCGTGACCGTGCCCGAGCGCCCCACCTGGACCCAGATCGCCGATCTGGCCAAGAAGATCCACAACCCCAAGGACGGCGTGTACGGCATCTGCCTGCGCGGCAAGCCGGGCTGGGGCGACAACATGGCTTTCCTCACCACCCTGGTGAACACCTTCGGCGGCCAGTGGTTCGACATAAGCTGGAAGCCACAGCTGGAAAGCAAGCCCTGGAAAGACGCGATCACCTTCTACGTGGACCTGCTGAAGAACTACGGCCCGCCCGGCTCCAGCGCCAACAGCTTCAACGAGATCCTGGCGCTGACCAACTCGGGCAAGTGCGGCATGTGGATCGACGCCACCATCGCCGCCTCGTTCGTGAGCGACCCCAAGCAGTCCAAGGTGGCCGACCAGATGGCGTTTGCCCAGGCGCCCACGCAAGTGACGCCCAAGGGCGCGAACTGGCTCTGGGCCTGGTCGCTGGCCATCCCGGCCGGCTCTCAGAAGGTGGACGCGGCGCAGAAGTTCATCAGCTGGGCCACCTCCAAGGACTACATCAACCTGGTGGGCAAGACCAACGGCTGGGGCACCGTGCCCACCGGCACGCGCAAGAGCACCTACGCGAACGCGGACTTCCTGAAGGCCGCGCGGTTTGCACCGGCGGAAAAGCTCGCCATCGACACCGCGAACCCGAACGATTCGACCCTGCCCAAGAGCCCGTACGTGGGCGTGCAGTTCGCCGCCATCCCGGAGTTCCAGGCGATCGGCATCGCCGTGGGCCAGCAGATGAGCGCCGCCCTGGCCGGCAAGACCACGGTGGACGCCGCGCTCAAGGCCGGTCAGGTGGCGGCCGAGCGGGAGATGAAGAAGGCGGGTTATTACAAGTAA
- a CDS encoding enoyl-acyl carrier protein reductase FabMG, producing the protein MNGPIALTQLPQKNIFRAGDVFVLFGELFGRGYANGLVNEARQAGMTVIGITVGRREADGTLRPLTDEELAAGEANLGGKIINVPLMAGFDMDAPAGTPTPTEMLGKLTLKTWTEDKLDWDHIATCREVGVARFKTSLAQVMATLDGMIPDGRNVFFAHTMAGGIPKAKVFLAIANRVYKGRGDRHQSSQVLLDSDLGKLILQNFDEVSANTFGHLIEASAAIRERAERNGGQVRYSAYGYHGTSILIGDEYLWQTYSNYTQGYAKMRLERIAQAAWEQGIRATVYNCPEIRTNSSDIFVGVELPLFSLLRALKRENGGAWAEAQWQACRELLSEAGALDTVMQKIADFYATDVMKGYGNFAAWPMPNSQGLADLMIGASDDIVAMHKERTALITDLLSALVIEASGTLMFRECSAPSGPVLWLNHDIIARQLNQAHG; encoded by the coding sequence ATGAACGGTCCTATCGCCCTGACTCAACTTCCCCAGAAAAACATCTTTCGCGCAGGCGACGTGTTCGTGCTGTTCGGTGAACTGTTCGGCCGCGGCTACGCCAACGGCCTGGTCAACGAAGCACGCCAGGCGGGCATGACGGTCATTGGCATCACCGTGGGCCGCCGCGAAGCCGACGGCACGCTGCGCCCGCTGACCGACGAAGAGCTCGCCGCGGGCGAAGCCAACCTGGGCGGCAAGATCATCAACGTGCCGCTGATGGCCGGTTTTGACATGGACGCCCCGGCCGGCACCCCCACGCCCACGGAAATGCTGGGCAAGCTCACCCTCAAGACCTGGACCGAGGACAAGCTCGACTGGGACCACATCGCGACATGCCGCGAGGTCGGCGTGGCGCGCTTCAAGACCTCGCTGGCCCAGGTCATGGCCACGCTCGACGGCATGATCCCCGACGGCCGCAACGTCTTTTTCGCCCACACCATGGCCGGTGGCATCCCCAAGGCCAAGGTCTTCCTCGCCATCGCCAACCGCGTCTACAAGGGCCGGGGCGATCGCCACCAGTCCTCGCAGGTGCTGCTCGACAGCGATCTGGGCAAGCTGATCCTGCAGAACTTCGACGAAGTCTCGGCCAACACCTTCGGCCACCTCATCGAAGCCAGCGCGGCCATCCGGGAGCGCGCCGAGCGCAACGGCGGCCAGGTCCGCTACAGCGCCTACGGCTACCACGGCACCAGCATCCTCATCGGCGACGAGTACCTGTGGCAGACCTACAGCAACTACACCCAGGGCTACGCCAAGATGCGGCTGGAGCGCATCGCCCAGGCCGCGTGGGAGCAGGGCATCCGCGCCACGGTCTACAACTGCCCCGAGATCCGCACCAATTCGTCGGACATCTTTGTCGGCGTCGAGCTGCCGCTGTTCTCGCTGCTGCGCGCGCTCAAGCGGGAAAACGGCGGCGCCTGGGCCGAAGCCCAGTGGCAGGCCTGCCGCGAGCTGCTGAGCGAGGCCGGCGCGCTCGACACCGTGATGCAGAAGATCGCCGACTTCTACGCCACCGACGTGATGAAGGGCTACGGCAACTTCGCCGCCTGGCCCATGCCCAACAGCCAGGGCCTGGCCGACCTGATGATCGGCGCCTCCGACGACATCGTGGCCATGCACAAGGAGCGCACAGCCCTCATCACCGACCTGCTCAGCGCCCTGGTGATCGAAGCCTCCGGCACCCTGATGTTCCGCGAATGCTCAGCCCCCAGCGGCCCGGTGCTCTGGCTCAACCACGACATCATCGCCCGCCAGCTCAACCAGGCGCACGGCTGA
- a CDS encoding carbohydrate ABC transporter permease: MNRLLPRLLLTPAVATLFLWMIVPLVMTIYFSVIRYNLMQPDQTGFIGLENFEYFVTDPSFGTAVMNTLLLLGSVILITVVFGIAIALLINEPFAGRGLVRVLLISPFFVMPTVNALMWKNMMMNPIYGVLAQVWAFFGATPVDWLTDHPLFSIIVMVSWQWLPFATLIFMTSLQSMNREQLEAARMDGATYWQQLRYLYIPHLGRSVAVVVMIELIFLLSVFAEIYTTTGGGPGDASTNVAFLIFKQALLNFDAGVASAGALFAVLLANIAAIFLIRMVGKNLDK, from the coding sequence ATGAACCGCCTGCTCCCCCGACTGCTGCTCACGCCCGCCGTGGCCACGCTCTTCCTCTGGATGATCGTGCCGCTGGTGATGACGATCTATTTCAGCGTCATCCGCTACAACCTGATGCAGCCCGACCAGACCGGCTTCATCGGCCTGGAGAACTTCGAATACTTCGTCACCGATCCGTCTTTCGGCACGGCGGTGATGAACACCCTGCTGCTGCTTGGCAGCGTGATCCTGATCACCGTGGTTTTCGGCATCGCCATTGCCCTGCTGATCAACGAGCCGTTTGCCGGCCGCGGCCTGGTGCGCGTGCTGCTCATCTCGCCGTTCTTCGTCATGCCCACGGTCAACGCGCTGATGTGGAAGAACATGATGATGAACCCCATCTACGGCGTGCTGGCCCAGGTGTGGGCCTTCTTCGGCGCCACCCCGGTGGACTGGCTGACCGACCACCCGCTGTTCTCCATCATCGTGATGGTGTCGTGGCAGTGGCTGCCCTTTGCCACGCTGATCTTCATGACCTCGCTGCAGAGCATGAACCGCGAGCAGCTCGAGGCCGCGCGCATGGACGGCGCCACCTACTGGCAGCAACTGCGTTACCTCTACATCCCGCACCTGGGCCGCTCGGTCGCCGTGGTGGTGATGATCGAGCTGATCTTTTTGCTCAGCGTGTTCGCCGAGATCTACACCACCACCGGTGGTGGCCCGGGCGACGCCAGCACCAACGTGGCCTTCCTGATCTTCAAGCAGGCGCTGCTCAACTTCGACGCGGGCGTGGCCTCGGCCGGTGCGCTGTTCGCCGTGCTGCTGGCGAACATCGCGGCCATTTTTCTCATCCGCATGGTCGGAAAAAACCTGGACAAGTGA
- a CDS encoding carbohydrate ABC transporter permease yields the protein MARQSTYTPAYALRTVGAWAVALLLFFPLGWLLLTAFKTELQAIAIPPELFFTPTLENFHEVQERSDYLHYAWNSVVTSVVSTVLGLAIAAPAAYAMAFFKGKRDKDILMWMLSTKMMPAVGALVPIYVLAQKSHLLDTQLALIIVFTLSNLPIMVWMLYSAFKEIPNEILEAARMDGATLWQEATKVLLPLSLGGFASTGLLCLVLSWNEAFWSLNLSSAQAGTLATLIASYSSPEGLFWAKLSAASLMAIAPIVIFGWFSQKQLVQGLTFGAVK from the coding sequence ATGGCACGCCAATCCACCTACACCCCCGCCTACGCGCTGCGCACCGTCGGTGCCTGGGCCGTGGCCCTGCTGCTGTTCTTCCCGCTCGGCTGGCTGCTGCTGACCGCGTTCAAGACCGAGCTGCAGGCCATCGCCATCCCGCCCGAGCTGTTCTTCACGCCCACGCTGGAGAACTTCCACGAGGTGCAGGAACGCAGCGATTACCTGCACTACGCCTGGAACTCGGTCGTCACCAGCGTGGTGTCCACCGTGCTCGGTCTGGCCATCGCCGCGCCCGCGGCCTACGCCATGGCCTTCTTCAAGGGCAAGCGCGACAAGGACATCCTGATGTGGATGCTCTCCACCAAGATGATGCCGGCCGTGGGCGCGCTGGTGCCCATCTACGTGCTGGCGCAAAAGAGCCACCTGCTCGACACCCAGCTCGCGCTGATCATCGTGTTCACGCTGTCGAACCTGCCCATCATGGTGTGGATGCTGTATTCGGCCTTCAAGGAGATTCCGAACGAGATCCTGGAGGCCGCGCGCATGGACGGCGCCACGCTCTGGCAGGAGGCCACCAAGGTGCTGCTGCCGCTGTCGCTCGGCGGCTTCGCGTCCACCGGCCTGCTGTGCCTGGTGCTCTCGTGGAACGAAGCCTTCTGGAGCCTGAACCTCAGCTCCGCCCAGGCCGGCACGCTGGCCACGCTCATCGCCAGCTACTCCAGCCCCGAAGGCCTGTTCTGGGCCAAGCTCTCCGCCGCCTCGCTGATGGCCATCGCGCCCATCGTGATCTTCGGCTGGTTCAGCCAAAAGCAGTTGGTCCAAGGCCTCACCTTCGGCGCCGTCAAGTAA
- a CDS encoding L-iditol 2-dehydrogenase → MSLRLTHKHALLTGAAGGIGLAVATAYLQQGARCTVADIGKAASPELTRLLQAYPDSLQYLPTDVTRPEQVDALIHAASARFGAITTLFNNAAIFDMAPLLESDEAMYDRIFAVNVKGAFFVMQKVLAHMVANQVQGGAVINMASQAGRRGEALVSHYCASKAAIISYTQSAALAMAPHRIRVNGIAPGVIATPMWKDVDALFAKYENLPIGEKKKRVGEAVPLGHMGDPTDLCGAAIFLASDEASYITAQTLNVDGGNVMN, encoded by the coding sequence ATGAGCCTTCGACTGACCCACAAACATGCCCTGCTCACCGGCGCCGCGGGCGGCATCGGCCTGGCCGTGGCCACCGCCTACCTGCAACAGGGCGCACGCTGCACAGTGGCCGACATCGGCAAGGCCGCGTCGCCCGAGCTGACCCGGCTGCTCCAGGCCTACCCCGACAGCCTGCAATACCTGCCCACCGACGTGACCCGGCCCGAACAGGTGGACGCGCTGATCCACGCGGCCAGCGCCCGCTTCGGCGCCATCACCACGCTGTTCAACAACGCCGCCATCTTCGACATGGCGCCGCTGCTGGAAAGCGATGAAGCCATGTACGACCGGATCTTCGCGGTCAACGTCAAGGGCGCGTTCTTCGTCATGCAAAAGGTGCTGGCCCACATGGTGGCCAACCAGGTGCAGGGCGGCGCGGTGATCAACATGGCCTCGCAGGCCGGTCGTCGCGGCGAGGCGCTGGTGTCGCACTACTGCGCGAGCAAGGCCGCCATCATCAGCTACACCCAGAGCGCCGCGCTCGCCATGGCGCCACACCGGATCCGCGTCAACGGCATCGCCCCCGGCGTGATCGCCACGCCCATGTGGAAAGACGTGGACGCGCTGTTCGCCAAATACGAAAACCTGCCGATCGGCGAGAAGAAAAAGCGCGTCGGCGAGGCCGTTCCCCTTGGCCACATGGGCGATCCCACCGACCTGTGCGGCGCCGCGATTTTCCTCGCCAGCGACGAGGCCTCGTACATCACGGCGCAGACGCTGAATGTGGACGGTGGTAACGTCATGAACTGA
- a CDS encoding AraC family transcriptional regulator — MTAKTHATPRQLRPELEHEYARSPDLGYESPTEVGFVRCLAHGFPTPLARWHYHDEYELHLITATSGKVFVGDWIGPFQPGQLVLTGPRLPHNWVSMDLPQGGVPLRDLVIQFSHEPLVRASDTIPELAEVLPLLERAKHGIEFFGLSEAAEAHWHKVKNTRGLRRFTAFCDFMCDLAACTDYRLLSAVQLQSTDDDASLDQIDAVVSRITEHLSEEHSAAALAAELGMSESRFSRFFRRATGNTFTDFVNRVRISRACQLLMDSEQQVTHICYEVGFNNVANFNRRFLEIKGMTPSEFRKQSLTRFRGAV, encoded by the coding sequence ATGACCGCCAAGACGCACGCCACCCCGCGCCAGCTCAGGCCCGAGCTGGAACACGAGTACGCGCGCTCGCCCGACCTGGGCTACGAGTCGCCGACCGAGGTGGGTTTCGTGCGCTGCCTGGCCCACGGTTTTCCCACCCCGCTGGCACGCTGGCACTACCACGACGAATACGAACTGCACCTGATCACCGCCACCAGCGGCAAGGTCTTCGTGGGCGACTGGATCGGGCCGTTCCAGCCCGGCCAGCTGGTGCTCACCGGCCCGCGCCTGCCGCACAACTGGGTCAGCATGGACCTGCCCCAGGGCGGGGTGCCGCTGCGCGACCTGGTGATCCAGTTTTCACACGAGCCGCTGGTGCGCGCCAGCGACACCATCCCCGAACTGGCCGAGGTGCTGCCGCTGCTGGAGCGCGCCAAACACGGCATCGAGTTCTTCGGCCTGTCCGAGGCCGCCGAGGCCCACTGGCACAAGGTCAAGAACACACGCGGCCTGCGCCGCTTCACCGCGTTCTGCGACTTCATGTGCGACCTGGCCGCCTGCACCGACTACCGGCTGCTGTCGGCCGTGCAGCTGCAGAGCACCGACGACGACGCCTCGCTCGACCAGATCGACGCCGTCGTCAGCCGCATCACCGAGCACCTGTCGGAAGAACACTCCGCCGCCGCGCTGGCCGCCGAACTGGGCATGAGCGAGAGCAGGTTCAGCCGCTTCTTCCGCCGCGCCACCGGCAACACCTTCACCGATTTCGTCAACCGCGTGCGCATCAGCCGCGCCTGCCAACTGCTGATGGACAGCGAGCAGCAGGTCACCCACATCTGCTACGAAGTGGGCTTCAACAACGTGGCCAACTTCAACCGCCGCTTCCTCGAAATCAAGGGCATGACGCCGAGCGAGTTCCGCAAGCAGTCGCTCACCCGGTTTCGTGGAGCTGTTTGA
- the creB gene encoding two-component system response regulator CreB, translating into MRKRILLLEDEQAIADTLLYVLRGDGFEVRHARLVSEALQALHSEPPDLAILDVGVPDGNGFDVCRAIRKTSELPIVFLTARSEEIDRILGLELGADDYVSKPFSPREVCARVRAILRRSAPGRDAAAASSNGGASVPAAALQLDEAAQRIRCGDDWLSLTRYEYLLLATLLKRPQRIFSRAELMDLVWAEALDTSERTVDAHIKLLRAKLRERGVSADLIQTHRNMGYSLSL; encoded by the coding sequence ATGCGCAAGCGCATCCTTTTGCTGGAAGACGAACAGGCGATTGCCGACACGCTGCTCTACGTGTTGCGCGGCGACGGGTTCGAGGTGCGCCATGCGCGCCTGGTCAGCGAGGCGCTGCAGGCCCTGCACAGCGAGCCACCCGACCTTGCCATCCTCGACGTGGGCGTGCCCGACGGCAATGGTTTCGACGTCTGCCGCGCGATCCGCAAGACCAGCGAGCTGCCCATCGTTTTCCTGACCGCGCGCAGTGAAGAAATCGACCGCATCCTGGGCCTGGAACTCGGCGCTGACGATTACGTGAGCAAACCCTTTTCGCCGCGCGAGGTCTGCGCCCGTGTGCGCGCCATCCTGCGGCGCAGCGCGCCCGGGCGCGACGCAGCTGCTGCTTCCTCGAACGGGGGGGCGTCCGTGCCTGCGGCGGCGCTGCAGCTCGACGAGGCGGCGCAGCGCATCCGCTGCGGCGACGATTGGCTTTCGCTCACGCGCTACGAATACCTGTTGCTGGCCACCCTGCTCAAACGCCCGCAGCGCATCTTTTCGCGCGCCGAACTCATGGACCTGGTGTGGGCCGAGGCGCTGGACACCTCGGAGCGCACGGTGGATGCCCACATCAAGCTGCTGCGCGCCAAGCTGCGCGAGCGCGGGGTGTCGGCCGATCTGATACAGACCCACCGCAACATGGGCTATTCGCTCAGCCTCTGA
- the creC gene encoding two-component system sensor histidine kinase CreC, with protein MRIGLRLLLGFFLVLGLALFVVLRIFLEEVKPGTRLAMEDSLVDAAYGFAQLAAPDMKAGVIASGGFAQAMSALPALKPNASIWGFQKDRIHTRITVTDARGIVVFDSRGQDLGKDHSRWNDVYKTLRGEYGARSSGESAYDADRTVMHVAAPIRDGERIIGVLTVSRPNQTLEPYIQRSRDRILNWSWGLLGISLLVGLLFTWWMASSLSRLRGYANAVARGERAELPRMGRLSGNTEFSDLAQAVERMRLKLEDKAYVENYVHTLTHELKSPLAAIRGAAELLQEPLPEAERERFAANIQRQTERLQQLIDKLLGLADVEQMRQLRDVESVDLSALTRELMHTVEPRTRRKGLRVVDQLGDGVVVRGNRFLIAQALQNLLDNAIDFSPPGGALTLRLAQAGGGVEWSLRDEGPGVPDYAVGKIFERFYSLPRGEAQEKSSGLGLCLVKEVSDLHGGEVRVDNVEGPRGCLATWRLPA; from the coding sequence ATGCGCATCGGCCTTCGACTCCTGCTCGGCTTCTTCCTGGTCCTGGGCCTGGCGCTGTTCGTGGTGCTGCGCATCTTTCTCGAAGAGGTGAAACCCGGTACGCGCCTGGCCATGGAAGACAGCCTGGTGGACGCGGCCTACGGATTTGCGCAGCTCGCCGCGCCCGACATGAAGGCCGGGGTGATTGCCAGCGGCGGCTTCGCGCAGGCCATGAGCGCGCTGCCCGCGCTCAAGCCCAACGCCTCGATCTGGGGTTTCCAGAAGGACCGCATTCACACCCGCATCACCGTCACCGACGCGCGCGGCATCGTCGTGTTCGACAGCCGTGGGCAAGACCTGGGCAAGGACCATTCGCGCTGGAACGACGTGTACAAGACCCTGCGTGGCGAATATGGCGCGCGCTCCAGCGGGGAGAGCGCCTACGACGCCGATCGCACGGTGATGCATGTGGCCGCGCCCATCCGCGATGGTGAACGGATCATCGGCGTGCTCACCGTCTCGCGGCCCAACCAGACGCTGGAGCCCTACATCCAGCGCAGCCGCGACCGCATCCTCAACTGGTCCTGGGGCCTGCTCGGCATCTCGCTGTTGGTCGGCCTGTTGTTCACCTGGTGGATGGCCAGCTCGCTTTCGCGTCTGCGCGGCTACGCCAACGCGGTGGCGCGCGGCGAGCGCGCCGAGTTGCCGCGCATGGGGCGGCTCTCCGGCAACACCGAGTTCAGCGACCTGGCCCAGGCGGTCGAGCGCATGCGCCTCAAGCTCGAAGACAAGGCCTACGTCGAGAACTATGTGCACACCCTCACGCACGAGCTCAAGAGCCCGCTGGCGGCCATCCGCGGCGCGGCCGAACTGCTGCAGGAGCCCCTGCCCGAGGCCGAGCGCGAACGCTTCGCCGCCAACATCCAGCGCCAGACCGAGCGCCTGCAGCAACTGATCGACAAGCTGCTCGGCCTGGCCGACGTGGAGCAGATGCGCCAGCTGCGCGACGTGGAAAGCGTGGACCTCTCCGCCCTGACGCGCGAGCTGATGCACACGGTCGAGCCCCGCACCCGGCGCAAAGGGCTTCGCGTGGTGGACCAACTGGGCGATGGCGTGGTGGTGCGGGGCAACCGCTTCCTGATCGCGCAGGCGCTGCAGAACCTGCTGGACAACGCCATCGACTTCTCGCCCCCGGGCGGTGCGCTCACACTGCGCCTGGCGCAGGCCGGCGGCGGCGTGGAATGGTCGCTGCGCGACGAGGGGCCGGGCGTGCCCGACTACGCGGTCGGCAAGATCTTCGAGCGCTTCTATTCGCTGCCACGCGGCGAGGCTCAGGAAAAAAGCTCCGGCCTGGGTCTGTGCCTGGTGAAGGAGGTGAGCGACCTGCACGGCGGCGAGGTCCGCGTGGACAACGTTGAAGGGCCACGCGGCTGCCTGGCCACCTGGCGCCTGCCGGCCTGA
- the dalD gene encoding D-arabinitol 4-dehydrogenase produces the protein MSTPSSSAELTILHLGLGSFHRAHQALYLHRLHQLGDARWVIAGGNLRPDMPETVAALRAQGGAYTLETVTPQGERSYTRIESIRHVLPYQADLAPLIALAVAPSTRIISFTVTEAGYYLDANDRLDWPSFPDLRADLEAVRAGQAGHTLYGALATLLRARMQHHSGPVTLLNCDNLRHNGERSRGGLLQFIEALGDTALADWVQTHTTSPNAMVDRITPRPTPDVAERVRAATGWDDRAPVMGESFIQWVIEDHFIAGRPDWARVGVELVDSVQPYEEAKIRLLNATHSCIAWAGTLVGHRYIHEGTHDPAIRKMAHDYVSDDAIPVLLPSPIDLAAYRDVVLDRFGNPAIQDTNQRVAMDGFAKIPGMIAPTIRDRLARADSIASVALLPALFLACLQRWHQGTLPYAYQDQAMDPAAAHAICDAADPVAAFAADPTLWGALASDPRLVQALRDAFARVQSFIREHTTP, from the coding sequence ATGAGCACGCCTTCTTCTTCCGCCGAGCTGACCATCCTGCACCTGGGGCTGGGCTCGTTCCACCGCGCCCACCAGGCGCTCTACCTGCACCGGCTGCACCAGTTGGGCGACGCCCGCTGGGTGATCGCGGGCGGCAACCTGCGGCCCGACATGCCCGAGACGGTGGCCGCGCTGCGCGCCCAGGGCGGCGCCTACACGCTGGAGACCGTCACGCCGCAGGGCGAGCGCAGCTACACGCGCATCGAGTCGATCCGCCACGTGCTGCCCTACCAGGCCGATCTGGCGCCGCTGATCGCCCTGGCCGTGGCGCCGTCCACGCGCATCATCTCTTTCACCGTCACCGAGGCCGGCTACTACCTCGACGCGAACGACCGCCTCGACTGGCCCAGCTTCCCCGACCTGCGCGCCGACCTGGAGGCCGTGCGCGCCGGCCAGGCCGGCCACACCCTTTACGGCGCGCTCGCCACCCTGCTGCGCGCGCGCATGCAGCACCACAGCGGCCCCGTCACCCTGCTCAACTGCGACAACCTGCGCCACAACGGCGAGCGCTCGCGCGGTGGCCTGCTGCAGTTCATCGAAGCCCTGGGCGACACCGCGCTGGCCGACTGGGTGCAGACCCACACCACCAGCCCCAACGCCATGGTCGACCGCATCACGCCGCGCCCCACGCCCGACGTGGCCGAGCGCGTGCGGGCCGCCACCGGCTGGGACGACCGCGCCCCGGTCATGGGCGAGAGCTTCATCCAGTGGGTGATCGAAGACCACTTCATCGCCGGCCGGCCCGACTGGGCGCGCGTGGGCGTGGAACTGGTGGACTCGGTGCAGCCCTACGAGGAAGCCAAGATCCGCCTGCTCAACGCCACCCACAGCTGCATCGCCTGGGCCGGCACGCTGGTGGGACACCGCTACATCCACGAGGGCACGCACGACCCGGCGATCCGGAAGATGGCCCACGACTACGTCAGCGACGACGCGATTCCCGTGCTGCTGCCCAGCCCGATCGATCTGGCGGCCTACCGCGACGTGGTGCTCGACCGCTTCGGCAACCCCGCCATCCAGGACACCAACCAGCGCGTGGCCATGGACGGTTTCGCCAAGATCCCCGGCATGATCGCGCCCACCATCCGCGACAGGCTCGCGCGCGCCGACAGCATCGCCAGCGTGGCCCTGCTGCCCGCCCTCTTCCTGGCCTGCCTGCAGCGCTGGCACCAGGGCACGCTGCCCTACGCCTACCAGGACCAGGCCATGGACCCGGCCGCGGCCCACGCCATCTGCGACGCCGCCGACCCGGTGGCCGCCTTCGCCGCCGACCCCACGCTCTGGGGCGCGCTGGCCAGCGATCCCCGCCTCGTCCAAGCCCTGCGCGATGCCTTCGCGCGCGTTCAATCCTTCATCCGCGAACACACCACACCATGA